The Heyndrickxia vini genome contains a region encoding:
- a CDS encoding ABC transporter permease — MLRYSLNRLFWAIITIWAVITITFIVMHSIPGNPFAREGAMPKAVYDNLQAYYNLDKPKVVQYFLYLKGLLHFDFGPSLKSQSITVNDYIRTGFPISLHLGLQAMAIAIPFGLIFGVVASLFKNRWPDYVSMILAIIGISVPSFILATVLINYFAVEWKLFPVATWKSWAHTVLPSISLALSPMAFIARLMRSSMLEVMGQDYILTAKAKGLGKSMVIIKHAIRNAILPVVTVLGILIANVVTGSFIVESIFGIPGMGEMFVKGIFNRDYPVILGSTVFYSVILILLIFIVDIAYTWIDPRIKVSGESK, encoded by the coding sequence ATGCTAAGATATTCCTTAAACCGTCTGTTTTGGGCAATTATCACAATTTGGGCAGTTATTACGATTACCTTTATCGTTATGCATAGCATTCCAGGAAACCCATTTGCCAGAGAAGGCGCCATGCCGAAGGCGGTATATGATAATCTTCAAGCTTACTATAACTTGGACAAGCCTAAAGTTGTTCAATACTTCTTATATTTGAAAGGTCTTTTGCATTTCGACTTTGGACCTTCATTAAAATCTCAATCAATTACAGTAAATGATTATATTCGAACAGGATTCCCAATTTCTTTACATCTAGGCCTACAAGCCATGGCGATTGCTATTCCATTTGGTCTAATCTTTGGAGTTGTAGCGTCTTTATTCAAAAATCGTTGGCCAGATTATGTATCTATGATTCTAGCGATTATTGGAATTTCTGTACCAAGCTTTATTTTAGCAACTGTCCTCATTAATTATTTTGCAGTAGAGTGGAAACTATTCCCAGTTGCTACGTGGAAATCCTGGGCACACACCGTATTACCTTCTATTTCACTAGCCTTATCACCAATGGCATTTATTGCACGATTAATGCGTTCAAGTATGCTTGAGGTTATGGGACAGGACTATATTTTGACCGCAAAAGCAAAAGGTTTAGGAAAAAGCATGGTGATTATCAAGCATGCAATACGGAATGCGATTCTACCGGTTGTGACCGTACTTGGTATCCTTATAGCGAACGTTGTAACTGGAAGTTTCATTGTAGAGAGTATCTTTGGAATTCCAGGTATGGGTGAAATGTTTGTTAAAGGTATTTTCAATCGTGACTATCCTGTCATCCTTGGGTCAACTGTATTTTATAGCGTAATCCTAATTTTGCTCATTTTCATCGTGGATATAGCTTATACATGGATCGATCCAAGAATTAAAGTGTCGGGGGAGAGTAAATAA
- a CDS encoding peptide ABC transporter substrate-binding protein yields the protein MKKKSFYSFFAVFLAAMLMLAGCFGGKEETAKPADGDSGKKTEETKGPKVLKLNNTEEPGALHPGLAQGTHDSWILEGTFEGLTKKTPEGKIVEGMAEKWETSEDGLTWTFHLRDGIKWSNGDPVTAEDFEYAWKFVLNPKNASTYAYQLYYLKGGTEFNSFKLTKSKDSKKLAEQDKKLKELEDKVGVKAKDEKTLEVTLASSTPYFLDLTSFYTYYPISKKVQEATPKWYTEASTFVSNGPFKLTEWKHKESLKIEKNENYYDKDNIKLDAVTFAVIDQETTAYQMYQNGELDMVYPIPQDVLPTLKDNKEFHNGPDLSTYYFNLNNKVKPFNNAKVRKALAMAIDRKTIVENVAQGGQQPAYSIVPPGIPEGDNGDYQENGGDLFSENVDEAKKLLTEGLKEEGLSKMPKFSIVYNTNEAHKKIAEAIQEMWRKNLDINVTLENVEFQVKIDREHAGDYQISRAGWIGDYVDPMTFMDLWVSDGPYNDAKWSNKEYDQYIKVAKESMDTATRMDAMHKAEKILMDEMPVLPIYFYTKPYVLKENVTGFFTPINRYPQYIYADIEN from the coding sequence TTGAAGAAAAAGTCTTTTTATTCATTTTTTGCGGTTTTTCTAGCAGCAATGTTAATGCTAGCCGGCTGTTTCGGAGGGAAGGAAGAAACAGCAAAGCCGGCAGATGGTGACAGTGGCAAAAAAACTGAAGAAACCAAAGGACCAAAAGTATTAAAGCTGAATAACACGGAAGAACCTGGTGCCCTTCATCCAGGTCTTGCGCAAGGAACACATGACTCATGGATCCTTGAAGGAACATTTGAAGGTTTAACAAAGAAAACACCTGAAGGGAAAATTGTAGAAGGTATGGCGGAAAAATGGGAAACAAGTGAAGACGGCTTAACATGGACATTCCATTTACGAGATGGAATTAAATGGTCTAACGGTGACCCAGTTACTGCTGAAGATTTCGAATATGCATGGAAATTCGTGTTGAATCCTAAAAATGCTTCAACATATGCTTATCAACTTTATTACCTTAAGGGTGGTACAGAGTTTAACAGTTTCAAACTTACAAAATCAAAAGATTCTAAGAAATTGGCAGAACAAGATAAAAAGCTAAAAGAATTAGAAGATAAAGTAGGCGTTAAAGCCAAAGATGAAAAAACACTAGAAGTTACACTTGCATCATCTACACCATACTTCCTTGATTTAACATCATTCTACACTTACTATCCAATCAGTAAAAAAGTACAAGAAGCAACTCCAAAATGGTATACAGAAGCATCAACATTTGTATCTAATGGTCCTTTCAAGCTTACAGAATGGAAGCATAAAGAAAGCTTGAAAATCGAAAAGAATGAAAACTACTATGACAAAGATAACATTAAGCTAGATGCGGTTACATTTGCAGTAATTGACCAAGAAACTACTGCCTATCAAATGTACCAAAACGGTGAGTTGGACATGGTTTATCCAATCCCACAAGATGTATTACCTACGTTAAAAGATAATAAGGAGTTCCATAACGGACCTGATTTATCAACATATTACTTCAATTTAAACAACAAAGTTAAACCATTTAATAATGCTAAAGTAAGAAAAGCACTAGCAATGGCTATCGATCGTAAAACAATTGTTGAAAATGTTGCACAAGGTGGACAACAACCAGCTTACTCTATTGTACCTCCAGGAATCCCTGAAGGGGACAATGGAGATTATCAAGAAAACGGCGGCGATCTATTCAGTGAAAATGTAGATGAGGCTAAAAAGCTTCTTACAGAAGGGCTTAAAGAAGAAGGCTTAAGCAAAATGCCGAAGTTCTCTATCGTTTACAATACAAATGAAGCGCATAAAAAGATTGCTGAGGCCATTCAAGAAATGTGGAGAAAAAATCTAGATATTAACGTTACACTTGAAAACGTTGAATTCCAAGTAAAAATTGATCGTGAGCATGCGGGAGATTATCAAATTTCACGTGCTGGTTGGATCGGAGACTACGTAGATCCAATGACATTCATGGATCTTTGGGTATCAGATGGACCTTACAACGATGCAAAATGGAGCAATAAAGAATACGATCAATATATTAAAGTAGCAAAAGAATCCATGGATACTGCAACACGTATGGATGCAATGCATAAAGCAGAAAAAATCCTAATGGATGAAATGCCTGTATTACCAATCTATTTCTACACAAAACCATATGTATTAAAAGAAAATGTTACAGGCTTCTTTACACCAATTAACAGATACCCTCAATACATCTATGCAGATATTGAGAATTAA
- a CDS encoding DUF1002 domain-containing protein, whose product MLKRISKLVLIAVFMLGIGMNSVAKASSNDNSDSINEKFGLPIVVYGEKLSADQKQKVKELLNVTNSSQVKEITVTAADLVKYINGDPNSNLYSSAKITRKEKGEGLAISIVTPDNITEVTDQMYANALLTAGVEDADVEVASPLKVSGHSALVGIYKAYDKGGGDLNKDRMEVANEELGLATDLAKKKGMDQDKVTQLLTEIKEEIAKQNPATKEDIEKIIDDKLKSLNIQLSPEDRQLLVKLFDKMRNLDINFDNVKSQLGDIANDIKKKLEDVTGDKGFWQGVADFFKKIFQAIADFFGSLF is encoded by the coding sequence ATGTTAAAACGAATAAGTAAACTAGTTCTTATTGCGGTTTTTATGTTAGGAATAGGCATGAATAGTGTGGCAAAGGCATCTAGTAATGATAACAGTGACAGCATTAATGAAAAATTCGGCTTGCCGATTGTTGTCTACGGCGAAAAACTATCTGCCGACCAAAAGCAAAAAGTAAAAGAGCTACTAAATGTAACAAATAGCAGCCAAGTAAAAGAAATTACAGTAACAGCAGCAGACCTTGTTAAATATATCAATGGAGATCCAAATTCTAATTTATATTCATCAGCTAAAATTACAAGAAAAGAAAAAGGGGAAGGTCTCGCCATATCCATTGTTACTCCCGACAATATTACAGAGGTTACTGACCAAATGTATGCAAATGCACTTCTTACAGCGGGAGTAGAGGATGCGGATGTGGAAGTAGCTTCCCCCTTAAAGGTTAGCGGACATTCAGCGCTTGTAGGTATTTACAAAGCGTATGATAAAGGCGGCGGTGATCTTAACAAAGATCGAATGGAAGTAGCGAACGAAGAGCTTGGTTTAGCAACAGATTTAGCGAAAAAAAAGGGAATGGATCAAGATAAGGTCACACAGCTATTAACAGAAATTAAAGAAGAAATAGCGAAGCAAAATCCTGCTACAAAGGAAGATATCGAAAAAATCATTGACGATAAGCTCAAATCATTAAACATTCAATTAAGTCCAGAAGATCGTCAGCTTCTTGTAAAGCTTTTTGATAAAATGCGAAATCTTGATATTAATTTTGATAATGTGAAAAGTCAACTCGGAGATATCGCAAATGATATTAAAAAGAAACTAGAGGATGTAACAGGTGACAAAGGATTTTGGCAAGGAGTAGCAGATTTCTTTAAAAAGATTTTTCAAGCAATCGCAGATTTTTTTGGAAGTCTATTTTAA